In Corythoichthys intestinalis isolate RoL2023-P3 chromosome 11, ASM3026506v1, whole genome shotgun sequence, a single genomic region encodes these proteins:
- the LOC130924249 gene encoding C-type lectin domain family 4 member F-like: MDSMELDDCGNLKKNITMNGLVTEVSFQQKKKSSRCVTVCLGLLCAVLLAGNIGQFIYYELLPVFSMADKANSDKLNQEMEQYLHTDIEKVERNQLEVALYNLTRDKSLLNFSYNSMVMDRDRLLGIEMALTTERDELRANLQNVKQQHDHLQCNYSLLNRENSALGKEKEQLRVTYESLVKEKDQLQTSYNSLVKEQEHLQTNKTMVASERDEFKSRLNNLEKEKDQLEHYYSSLKSEKDLLQANFESLVKDKKQLQTSYDSLVKEQERLQTSQSTEIAELKSRVHSQKNEKEQLQHNYTSLRNEENQLQARYESLVKEKDNLESRYNSLIEEKRLLLTSKTIVATEKDQCKVSFENLKNEKNQLQRNFSSMGKDKDQLQVRYESLFKAKEHLQMSKTVLSAERDQCKSSFNSLKNEKDQLEHDNALIRTQKDHLQANHKSLVKDKELLQTRYDSLSREKQLLLENKKTLSNERDQLRSSLNNLENENKQLQHNFSSLASKMGQLQARYNSLDRDKKLLLTGKASLQTERDQCRFRFDILRKEKDQLQQSYSSLRSEKDQLQNRYASLVQEKQLLITNKTTLTAEKEMLKSLNNNIKKERDHLQNNYTLLEVERDRLERNNTALTASIDICQIQNLLLQMQNMHNDCDTLRVDYEELQRNQSSLEIQRLELQHNVDKMTAKLKSMRCAAGWRKFNTNCYYVSSSSRNWAESRQDCISKGADLVIINSREEQVFLNGLLGPGKHAWIGLSDHVKEGTWMWVDGTPLIKSFWQNGQPNNFRNQDCGEIQSKKVFMLGIWNDDTCSLQQKWICEN, from the exons ATGGATTCCATGGAACTTGATGACTGTGGCAACTTAAAGAAGAATATCACAATGAATGGGTTGGTTACTGAAG TGAGttttcaacaaaagaaaaagtcaTCCAGATGTGTCACTGTGTGTCTTGGTTTGCTGTGTGCAGTATTACTGGCTGGTAACATTGGACAGTTTATCTACT ATGAACTTCTGCCTGTTTTTTCAATGGCGGACAAGGCTAATTCTGACAAACTAAATCAAGAGATGGAACAGTATCTCCACACCGACATCGAAAAAGTGGAGAGAAACCAACTTGAGGTTGCTTTGTATAACCTGACGAGAGACAAAAGCCTGTTGAATTTCAGCTACAATTCCATGGTGATGGACAGAGATCGACTGCTTGGCATCGAAATGGCTTTGACCACCGAACGAGATGAGTTGAGAGCCAACCTCCAGAATGTGAAGCAACAGCATGATCACTTGCAGTGCAATTACAGCCTCCTAAATAGAGAGAACAGTGCACTGGGCAAAGAGAAAGAGCAGTTGAGAGTTACTTATGAGTCCCTTGTTAAAGAAAAAGACCAGTTACAGACCAGCTACAATTCCCTTGTTAAAGAGCAAGAGCACCTTCAAACCAATAAAACTATGGTGGCTTCTGAGAGAGATGAGTTCAAGTCCCGCTTAAACAATCTGGAAAAAGAGAAGGACCAGTTAGAGCATTATTACTCTTCACTGAAAAGCGAGAAAGACTTGTTACAGGCCAATTTTGAGTCCCTtgtaaaagacaaaaaacaatTACAGACCAGCTATGATTCACTCGTTAAAGAGCAAGAACGCCTTCAAACTAGTCAAAGCACCGAGATTGCCGAGTTGAAATCACGCGTCCACAGCCAAAAAAATGAGAAAGAACAGTTGCAACACAATTACACTTCACTGAGAAACGAGGAAAACCAGTTACAGGCCCGTTACGAGTCCCTTGTTAAAGAGAAGGACAATTTAGAGAGCAGATACAATTCCCTCATTGAAGAGAAAAGGCTTCTGCTAACAAGTAAAACCATTGTGGCTACAGAAAAAGATCAATGCAAGGTCAGTTTTGAAAATCTGAAAAATGAGAAAAACCAGTTGCAACGCAATTTCTCTTCAATGGggaaggacaaagaccagctaCAGGTCAGATATGAGTCGCTCTTTAAAGCGAAAGAACATCTTCAAATGAGTAAAACAGTCTTGTCTGCTGAAAGAGATCAGTGCAAGTCCAGCTTCAACAGTTTGAAAAACGAGAAAGACCAGTTAGAACATGATAATGCTTTAATAAGAACGCAGAAAGACCATTTACAGGCCAACCACAAGTCCCTCGTGAAAGACAAAGAGCTGTTACAGACGAGATACGATTCCCTCAGTAGAGAGAAACAGCTTCTTCTTGAAAATAAAAAGACTTTGTCAAACGAAAGAGATCAGCTCAGGTCCAGCCTCAACAATCtggaaaatgaaaataaacagcTACAACACAATTTCTCTTCACTGGCAAGCAAGATGGGCCAGTTACAAGCCCGTTACAATTCCCTTGATAGAGACAAAAAGCTTCTTTTAACAGGTAAAGCCAGTTTGCAAACTGAAAGAGATCAGTGCAGGTTCCGCTTTGACATTCTAAGAAAGGAGAAAGATCAGTTACAACAGAGTTATTCTTCACTGAGAAGTGAGAAAGACCAGTTGCAGAACCGATATGCATCCCTCGTTCAAGAGAAACAGCTACTTATTACCAATAAGACCACATTGACTGCTGAGaaagaaatgcttaaatccctcaataacaatataaaaaaagagagagaccaTTTACAAAACAATTACACTTTGCTTGAGGTTGAAAGAGACAGACTTGAAAGAAATAATACGGCCTTGACAGCAAGCATAGATATTTGTCAAATTCAGAACCTGCTTCTTCAAATGCAAAATATGCACAACGACTGCGACACACTGAGGGTCGATTATGAGGAGCTACAAAGAAATCAGAGCAGCCTCGAAATACAAAGACTTGAGCTGCAGCACAACGTGGACAAGATGACCGCCAAGCTAAAAA GTATGCGCTGTGCGGCCGGGTGGCGGAAGTTCAACACCAACTGTTACTATGTGTCAAGCTCGAGTCGGAATTGGGCAGAAAGCAGACAAGACTGCATAAGCAAGGGAGCTGACCTGGTTATCATAAACAGCAGGGAGGAACAG